A region from the Drosophila bipectinata strain 14024-0381.07 chromosome 3R, DbipHiC1v2, whole genome shotgun sequence genome encodes:
- the sp3 gene encoding phosphatidylinositide phosphatase SAC2 isoform X3, with protein MEVFQTDTHYIFVKRDKSLWWNRKTSEFTIKAGWDLSSVDDIECIGITHGIVGVISLPNVYEPHLVVIKEAIPVGVLYLTHLVYQIKSICILSAEEPDSSLPNCTKHSKSNQSTPTHSASNNNNVGGSSSGGTGTSNSTKLFKGMNKTWDAIKSTGKTIKDTTIQGATLATKQVKSSVGIREPRNIERRITEELHKIFDDTDSFYFSFDCDITNNLQRHNAKPGESQPEPDERFFWNMHMIEDILKMNDKTWILPVIQGFVQVEPCVIGNECFTLALVSRRSRHRAGTRYKRRGVDEKGNCANYVETEQILSFRHHQLSFTQVRGSVPIYWSQPGYKYRPPPRLDRGPPETQQAFELHFTKELDIYSRVCIVNLVEQSGKEKMIGDAYAGHVIKYNNEKIIYVTFDFHDYCRGMRFENVSALIDAVGPETGAMGFHWRDQHGMLCNQMSVFRVNCMDCLDRTNVVQTAIAKAVLVSQLVKLGLSIPQAPIPDKLKSAFRLLWANNGDVISRQYAGTNALKGDYTRTGERNISGMMKDGMNSANRFFIQNFADSFRQCVIDLMQGQLQRPDELQEDDVLATIIQILTPEYKPPLGGYYNPGVLGPELKLLESLVVTSYYLARFKDSYRQATIDLMLGNQVSSELLTALGGQAAPDENDASENAEHAKMLVEDCRRLLLGSAQYPVGTWGLIDADPSSGNANETEVDSILLLTDDCYIVAEYDSHLDKIVRFEKVYLSMVRLIELGMHQQPKMFQGSAPAHLCLRINYVVDEQEGYFHMFRSANLRFFNNVAYVIKTQEELTESMTSIVDMFRIALDNAGNTNVRFTFGETLQRRKSKVPNLDVPRGMPRNRSESQLVQLSSKALSNVAGQFSKLGQTFKKPSSSASEQQVHSSNLAATINPQVMRQSGGNDIESGQEAENAIFTVGHKPRNSNSGSSTDTEEHDNSLYEPEVDSDVEIAMDKSNYNENAFLPSVGIVMGNQKEKSPTSSDEMRQLEQKDSMCKTTEDLLSISITSVTDHVNLPTGLLENAPSIRPITPNPQICVQAQEAFEADEDEERVKPLSSASARDLSLPLGLPTQPEGNKLKQLTSPLSKLAKNIGMNLDPRKIATKTGVLSPTSVSGENTPPERGPSSRDHLLELWESEKCKTKLIAL; from the exons ATGGAGGTGTTCCAGACAGATACCCACTACATATTCGTTAAAAGGGACAAGAGTCTCTGGTGGAATCGCAAGACCTCGGAGTTTACAATAAAAGCAG GTTGGGACCTCAGCTCCGTGGACGACATCGAGTGCATAGGCATTACCCATGGAATTGTGGGTGTGATCTCGCTGCCCAATGTCTACGAACCACATCTGGTGGTGATCAAGGAGGCCATCCCAGTGGGGGTGCTGTATCTTACCCACTTGGTGTACCAAATAAAGTCGATATGCATACTGAGTGCCGAGGAACCCGACTCCAGCTTGCCCAATTGCACCAAGCATTCAAA GAGCAACCAGTCCACGCCGACCCACTCTGCCTCGAACAACAACAATGTCGGCGGGTCCTCCAGCGGAGGGACAGGCACCTCGAACAGCACCAAGCTGTTCAAGGGCATGAACAAGACATGGGATGCCATTAAGAGTACCGGGAAAACTATTAAAGACACCACCATACAAGGGGCGACTTTGGCCACCAAGCAGGTGAAGTCTTCGGTGGGAATTCGGGAGCCCAGGAACATAGAGAGGCGCATCACGGAGGAGCTCCACAAGATTTTCGATGATACGGACAGCTTCTACTTTAGCTTTGATTGCGATATAACCAACAACCTTCAACGTCACAATGCCAAGCCGGGAGAAAGTCAACCGGAGCCGGACGAGCGATTCTTTTGGAACATGCACATGATAGAAGACATACTCAAGATGAAT GACAAAACTTGGATACTTCCTGTCATTCAGGGATTTGTGCAGGTCGAGCCATGTGTGATTGGGAATGAGTGCTTCACGTTGGCCTTAGTCTCGCGGAGATCGCGCCATCGCGCTGGAACTCG CTACAAAAGACGCGGTGTGGATGAAAAGGGCAACTGCGCTAATTATGTGGAGACCGAGCAAATACTTTCGTTCAGGCATCATCAGTTATCTTTTACCCAAGTACGAGGCTCGGTGCCCATCTACTGGAGCCAGCCGGGCTACAAGTATCGCCCACCACCACGTCTCGATCGCGGACCGCCCGAAACGCAGCAGGCCTTCGAGCTGCACTTCACCAAGGAGTTGGATATCTACAGCCGCGTCTGCATCGTGAATCTGGTGGAGCAGAGCGGCAAGGAGAAAATGATTGGAGATGCCTATGCCGGGCATGTGATTAAGTACAACAATGAGAAGATTATATACGTAACGTTCGATTTTCATGATTACTG CCGCGGTATGCGCTTCGAGAACGTCTCTGCCCTAATCGATGCAGTGGGCCCTGAAACTGGCGCCATGGGCTTCCACTGGCGCGATCAGCATGGAATGCTCTGCAATCAGATGTCGGTGTTCCGGGTAAACTGCATGGATTGCCTGGATCGCACCAATGTAGTCCAAACAGCCATTGCCAAAGCAGTCCTGGTGTCTCAGCTCGTCAAGTTGGGCCTCTCGATCCCTCAAGCCCCAATTCCTGATAAGCTGAAGTCGGCTTTCCGCCTGCTCTGGGCCAACAATGGTGACGTTATCAGCAGACAGTATGCAGGCACCAATGCTTTGAAG GGAGACTACACCAGAACTGGCGAGCGAAATATAAGCGGCATGATGAAGGACGGCATGAACTCCGCCAACCG CTTTTTCATTCAAAACTTTGCCGACTCGTTCCGACAATGCGTCATCGATCTGATGCAGGGCCAGCTGCAGCGACCCGATGAGCTGCAGGAGGACGATGTGCTGGCCACCATTATCCAGATTCTGACCCCCGAATACAAGCCACCACTGGGCGGCTATTATAATCCTGGGGTACTGGGGCCCGAGCTGAAGTTGCTCGAATCCCTCGTCGTGACCAG TTATTACCTAGCTCGCTTTAAGGACTCCTACCGGCAGGCCACAATCGATCTGATGCTGGGCAACCAGGTCTCCTCTGAATTGCTCACTGCATTAGGTGGTCAAGCGGCGCCAGATGAGAACGATGCTTCCGAAAATGCCGAACACGCCAAGATGCTTGTGGAGGATTGCCGACGTCTGCTGCTGGGATCCGCTCAATATCCAGTGGGAACATGGGGACTCATCGACGCTGATCCAAG CTCAGGAAATGCCAACGAAACCGAGGTTGATTCTATTTTGCTGCTCACCGACGACTGCTACATTGTGGCCGAGTACGACTCGCATCTGGATAAGATCGTCCGTTTTGAGAAGGTGTACCTATCTATGGTGCGTCTCATAGAGCTGGGCATGCACCAGCAGCCGAAGATGTTCCAGGGATCGGCGCCGGCCCATCTTTGTCTGCGAATAAACTATGTCGTGGACGAGCAGGAGGGCTATTTTCACATGTTCCGCTCCGCCAACTTGCGCTTCTTTAACAACGTTGCCTACGTAATCAAGACCCAGGAGGAGCTCACCGAATCTATGACATCGATTGTGGATATGTTCCGCATCGCTCTGGATAATGCTGGAAATACGAATGTGCGTTTTACCTTTGGCGAAACGCTGCAGCGAAGAAAAAGCAAGGTGCCCAACCTAGACGTACCCAGGGGCATGCCGCGAAATCGGTCAGAATCTCAGTTGGTGCAGCTCAGCTCTAAGGCTCTGTCCAACGTGGCCGGGCAATTCTCGAAACTTGGCCAGACTTTCAAGAAGCCCTCAAGCTCAGCTTCGGAGCAACAGGTCCATTCCAGTAACTTGGCAGCCACCATTAACCCACAGGTAATGCGACAATCTGGAGGGAATGACATTGAATCGGGACAGGAGGCAGAGAATGCTATTTTCACTGTCGGCCACAAGCCGCGAAACTCGAACAGCGGCAGTAGCACAGACACCGAGGAGCACGATAACAGCTTGTACGAGCCCGAGGTGGACTCGGATGTGGAAATAGCCATGGACAAGTCCAACTACAATGAAAACGCGTTTTTGCCCTCGGTGGGCATTGTGATGGGCAACCAGAAGGAGAAGTCGCCCACCTCCTCGGACGAGATGCGGCAGTTGGAGCAGAAGGACAGCATGTGCAAAACTACCGAGGACCTGTTATCCATTTCCATCACGTCGGTGACGGATCACGTGAACCTGCCCACGGGCCTACTGGAAAATGCTCCATCGATCCGGCCAATAACGCCCAATCCCCAGATATGTGTGCAGGCCCAGGAAGCCTTCGAGGCGGACGAGGACGAAGAGCGGGTGAAGCCCCTGTCCAG TGCCTCTGCCAGGGATCTCAGCTTGCCGCTGGGCCTGCCCACTCAGCCGGAGGGCAACAAGCTGAAACAGCTCACGAGTCCCCTCTCGAAGTTGGCCAAGAACATTGGCATGAATCTGGATCCCCGCAAGATAGCCACCAAG ACCGGAGTCCTATCACCCACTAGTGTTTCCGGGGAGAACACCCCTCCAGAACGAGGACCTAGCTCCCGGGATCATCTGCTGGAACTCTGGGAGTCCGAAAAGTGCAAAACCAAATTAATAGCCCTTTAA
- the sp3 gene encoding phosphatidylinositide phosphatase SAC2 isoform X2 yields the protein MEVFQTDTHYIFVKRDKSLWWNRKTSEFTIKAGWDLSSVDDIECIGITHGIVGVISLPNVYEPHLVVIKEAIPVGVLYLTHLVYQIKSICILSAEEPDSSLPNCTKHSKSNQSTPTHSASNNNNVGGSSSGGTGTSNSTKLFKGMNKTWDAIKSTGKTIKDTTIQGATLATKQVKSSVGIREPRNIERRITEELHKIFDDTDSFYFSFDCDITNNLQRHNAKPGESQPEPDERFFWNMHMIEDILKMNDKTWILPVIQGFVQVEPCVIGNECFTLALVSRRSRHRAGTRYKRRGVDEKGNCANYVETEQILSFRHHQLSFTQVRGSVPIYWSQPGYKYRPPPRLDRGPPETQQAFELHFTKELDIYSRVCIVNLVEQSGKEKMIGDAYAGHVIKYNNEKIIYVTFDFHDYCRGMRFENVSALIDAVGPETGAMGFHWRDQHGMLCNQMSVFRVNCMDCLDRTNVVQTAIAKAVLVSQLVKLGLSIPQAPIPDKLKSAFRLLWANNGDVISRQYAGTNALKGDYTRTGERNISGMMKDGMNSANRFFIQNFADSFRQCVIDLMQGQLQRPDELQEDDVLATIIQILTPEYKPPLGGYYNPGVLGPELKLLESLVVTRCAVQRRSTDGVDGQEIKPMQLQFLVAPIVIYSLILVSQKLLPSSL from the exons ATGGAGGTGTTCCAGACAGATACCCACTACATATTCGTTAAAAGGGACAAGAGTCTCTGGTGGAATCGCAAGACCTCGGAGTTTACAATAAAAGCAG GTTGGGACCTCAGCTCCGTGGACGACATCGAGTGCATAGGCATTACCCATGGAATTGTGGGTGTGATCTCGCTGCCCAATGTCTACGAACCACATCTGGTGGTGATCAAGGAGGCCATCCCAGTGGGGGTGCTGTATCTTACCCACTTGGTGTACCAAATAAAGTCGATATGCATACTGAGTGCCGAGGAACCCGACTCCAGCTTGCCCAATTGCACCAAGCATTCAAA GAGCAACCAGTCCACGCCGACCCACTCTGCCTCGAACAACAACAATGTCGGCGGGTCCTCCAGCGGAGGGACAGGCACCTCGAACAGCACCAAGCTGTTCAAGGGCATGAACAAGACATGGGATGCCATTAAGAGTACCGGGAAAACTATTAAAGACACCACCATACAAGGGGCGACTTTGGCCACCAAGCAGGTGAAGTCTTCGGTGGGAATTCGGGAGCCCAGGAACATAGAGAGGCGCATCACGGAGGAGCTCCACAAGATTTTCGATGATACGGACAGCTTCTACTTTAGCTTTGATTGCGATATAACCAACAACCTTCAACGTCACAATGCCAAGCCGGGAGAAAGTCAACCGGAGCCGGACGAGCGATTCTTTTGGAACATGCACATGATAGAAGACATACTCAAGATGAAT GACAAAACTTGGATACTTCCTGTCATTCAGGGATTTGTGCAGGTCGAGCCATGTGTGATTGGGAATGAGTGCTTCACGTTGGCCTTAGTCTCGCGGAGATCGCGCCATCGCGCTGGAACTCG CTACAAAAGACGCGGTGTGGATGAAAAGGGCAACTGCGCTAATTATGTGGAGACCGAGCAAATACTTTCGTTCAGGCATCATCAGTTATCTTTTACCCAAGTACGAGGCTCGGTGCCCATCTACTGGAGCCAGCCGGGCTACAAGTATCGCCCACCACCACGTCTCGATCGCGGACCGCCCGAAACGCAGCAGGCCTTCGAGCTGCACTTCACCAAGGAGTTGGATATCTACAGCCGCGTCTGCATCGTGAATCTGGTGGAGCAGAGCGGCAAGGAGAAAATGATTGGAGATGCCTATGCCGGGCATGTGATTAAGTACAACAATGAGAAGATTATATACGTAACGTTCGATTTTCATGATTACTG CCGCGGTATGCGCTTCGAGAACGTCTCTGCCCTAATCGATGCAGTGGGCCCTGAAACTGGCGCCATGGGCTTCCACTGGCGCGATCAGCATGGAATGCTCTGCAATCAGATGTCGGTGTTCCGGGTAAACTGCATGGATTGCCTGGATCGCACCAATGTAGTCCAAACAGCCATTGCCAAAGCAGTCCTGGTGTCTCAGCTCGTCAAGTTGGGCCTCTCGATCCCTCAAGCCCCAATTCCTGATAAGCTGAAGTCGGCTTTCCGCCTGCTCTGGGCCAACAATGGTGACGTTATCAGCAGACAGTATGCAGGCACCAATGCTTTGAAG GGAGACTACACCAGAACTGGCGAGCGAAATATAAGCGGCATGATGAAGGACGGCATGAACTCCGCCAACCG CTTTTTCATTCAAAACTTTGCCGACTCGTTCCGACAATGCGTCATCGATCTGATGCAGGGCCAGCTGCAGCGACCCGATGAGCTGCAGGAGGACGATGTGCTGGCCACCATTATCCAGATTCTGACCCCCGAATACAAGCCACCACTGGGCGGCTATTATAATCCTGGGGTACTGGGGCCCGAGCTGAAGTTGCTCGAATCCCTCGTCGTGACCAGGTGCGCAGTTCAAAGGCGATCCACAGATGGAGTCGATGGCCAAGAAATCAAGCCCATGCAGTTACAGTTTTTAGTTGCTCCAATTGTTATATATTCTTTGATTCTTGTTTCTCAAAAG TTATTACCTAGCTCGCTTTAA
- the sp3 gene encoding phosphatidylinositide phosphatase SAC2 isoform X1, producing the protein MEVFQTDTHYIFVKRDKSLWWNRKTSEFTIKAGWDLSSVDDIECIGITHGIVGVISLPNVYEPHLVVIKEAIPVGVLYLTHLVYQIKSICILSAEEPDSSLPNCTKHSKSNQSTPTHSASNNNNVGGSSSGGTGTSNSTKLFKGMNKTWDAIKSTGKTIKDTTIQGATLATKQVKSSVGIREPRNIERRITEELHKIFDDTDSFYFSFDCDITNNLQRHNAKPGESQPEPDERFFWNMHMIEDILKMNDKTWILPVIQGFVQVEPCVIGNECFTLALVSRRSRHRAGTRYKRRGVDEKGNCANYVETEQILSFRHHQLSFTQVRGSVPIYWSQPGYKYRPPPRLDRGPPETQQAFELHFTKELDIYSRVCIVNLVEQSGKEKMIGDAYAGHVIKYNNEKIIYVTFDFHDYCRGMRFENVSALIDAVGPETGAMGFHWRDQHGMLCNQMSVFRVNCMDCLDRTNVVQTAIAKAVLVSQLVKLGLSIPQAPIPDKLKSAFRLLWANNGDVISRQYAGTNALKGDYTRTGERNISGMMKDGMNSANRYYLARFKDSYRQATIDLMLGNQVSSELLTALGGQAAPDENDASENAEHAKMLVEDCRRLLLGSAQYPVGTWGLIDADPSSGNANETEVDSILLLTDDCYIVAEYDSHLDKIVRFEKVYLSMVRLIELGMHQQPKMFQGSAPAHLCLRINYVVDEQEGYFHMFRSANLRFFNNVAYVIKTQEELTESMTSIVDMFRIALDNAGNTNVRFTFGETLQRRKSKVPNLDVPRGMPRNRSESQLVQLSSKALSNVAGQFSKLGQTFKKPSSSASEQQVHSSNLAATINPQVMRQSGGNDIESGQEAENAIFTVGHKPRNSNSGSSTDTEEHDNSLYEPEVDSDVEIAMDKSNYNENAFLPSVGIVMGNQKEKSPTSSDEMRQLEQKDSMCKTTEDLLSISITSVTDHVNLPTGLLENAPSIRPITPNPQICVQAQEAFEADEDEERVKPLSSASARDLSLPLGLPTQPEGNKLKQLTSPLSKLAKNIGMNLDPRKIATKTGVLSPTSVSGENTPPERGPSSRDHLLELWESEKCKTKLIAL; encoded by the exons ATGGAGGTGTTCCAGACAGATACCCACTACATATTCGTTAAAAGGGACAAGAGTCTCTGGTGGAATCGCAAGACCTCGGAGTTTACAATAAAAGCAG GTTGGGACCTCAGCTCCGTGGACGACATCGAGTGCATAGGCATTACCCATGGAATTGTGGGTGTGATCTCGCTGCCCAATGTCTACGAACCACATCTGGTGGTGATCAAGGAGGCCATCCCAGTGGGGGTGCTGTATCTTACCCACTTGGTGTACCAAATAAAGTCGATATGCATACTGAGTGCCGAGGAACCCGACTCCAGCTTGCCCAATTGCACCAAGCATTCAAA GAGCAACCAGTCCACGCCGACCCACTCTGCCTCGAACAACAACAATGTCGGCGGGTCCTCCAGCGGAGGGACAGGCACCTCGAACAGCACCAAGCTGTTCAAGGGCATGAACAAGACATGGGATGCCATTAAGAGTACCGGGAAAACTATTAAAGACACCACCATACAAGGGGCGACTTTGGCCACCAAGCAGGTGAAGTCTTCGGTGGGAATTCGGGAGCCCAGGAACATAGAGAGGCGCATCACGGAGGAGCTCCACAAGATTTTCGATGATACGGACAGCTTCTACTTTAGCTTTGATTGCGATATAACCAACAACCTTCAACGTCACAATGCCAAGCCGGGAGAAAGTCAACCGGAGCCGGACGAGCGATTCTTTTGGAACATGCACATGATAGAAGACATACTCAAGATGAAT GACAAAACTTGGATACTTCCTGTCATTCAGGGATTTGTGCAGGTCGAGCCATGTGTGATTGGGAATGAGTGCTTCACGTTGGCCTTAGTCTCGCGGAGATCGCGCCATCGCGCTGGAACTCG CTACAAAAGACGCGGTGTGGATGAAAAGGGCAACTGCGCTAATTATGTGGAGACCGAGCAAATACTTTCGTTCAGGCATCATCAGTTATCTTTTACCCAAGTACGAGGCTCGGTGCCCATCTACTGGAGCCAGCCGGGCTACAAGTATCGCCCACCACCACGTCTCGATCGCGGACCGCCCGAAACGCAGCAGGCCTTCGAGCTGCACTTCACCAAGGAGTTGGATATCTACAGCCGCGTCTGCATCGTGAATCTGGTGGAGCAGAGCGGCAAGGAGAAAATGATTGGAGATGCCTATGCCGGGCATGTGATTAAGTACAACAATGAGAAGATTATATACGTAACGTTCGATTTTCATGATTACTG CCGCGGTATGCGCTTCGAGAACGTCTCTGCCCTAATCGATGCAGTGGGCCCTGAAACTGGCGCCATGGGCTTCCACTGGCGCGATCAGCATGGAATGCTCTGCAATCAGATGTCGGTGTTCCGGGTAAACTGCATGGATTGCCTGGATCGCACCAATGTAGTCCAAACAGCCATTGCCAAAGCAGTCCTGGTGTCTCAGCTCGTCAAGTTGGGCCTCTCGATCCCTCAAGCCCCAATTCCTGATAAGCTGAAGTCGGCTTTCCGCCTGCTCTGGGCCAACAATGGTGACGTTATCAGCAGACAGTATGCAGGCACCAATGCTTTGAAG GGAGACTACACCAGAACTGGCGAGCGAAATATAAGCGGCATGATGAAGGACGGCATGAACTCCGCCAACCG TTATTACCTAGCTCGCTTTAAGGACTCCTACCGGCAGGCCACAATCGATCTGATGCTGGGCAACCAGGTCTCCTCTGAATTGCTCACTGCATTAGGTGGTCAAGCGGCGCCAGATGAGAACGATGCTTCCGAAAATGCCGAACACGCCAAGATGCTTGTGGAGGATTGCCGACGTCTGCTGCTGGGATCCGCTCAATATCCAGTGGGAACATGGGGACTCATCGACGCTGATCCAAG CTCAGGAAATGCCAACGAAACCGAGGTTGATTCTATTTTGCTGCTCACCGACGACTGCTACATTGTGGCCGAGTACGACTCGCATCTGGATAAGATCGTCCGTTTTGAGAAGGTGTACCTATCTATGGTGCGTCTCATAGAGCTGGGCATGCACCAGCAGCCGAAGATGTTCCAGGGATCGGCGCCGGCCCATCTTTGTCTGCGAATAAACTATGTCGTGGACGAGCAGGAGGGCTATTTTCACATGTTCCGCTCCGCCAACTTGCGCTTCTTTAACAACGTTGCCTACGTAATCAAGACCCAGGAGGAGCTCACCGAATCTATGACATCGATTGTGGATATGTTCCGCATCGCTCTGGATAATGCTGGAAATACGAATGTGCGTTTTACCTTTGGCGAAACGCTGCAGCGAAGAAAAAGCAAGGTGCCCAACCTAGACGTACCCAGGGGCATGCCGCGAAATCGGTCAGAATCTCAGTTGGTGCAGCTCAGCTCTAAGGCTCTGTCCAACGTGGCCGGGCAATTCTCGAAACTTGGCCAGACTTTCAAGAAGCCCTCAAGCTCAGCTTCGGAGCAACAGGTCCATTCCAGTAACTTGGCAGCCACCATTAACCCACAGGTAATGCGACAATCTGGAGGGAATGACATTGAATCGGGACAGGAGGCAGAGAATGCTATTTTCACTGTCGGCCACAAGCCGCGAAACTCGAACAGCGGCAGTAGCACAGACACCGAGGAGCACGATAACAGCTTGTACGAGCCCGAGGTGGACTCGGATGTGGAAATAGCCATGGACAAGTCCAACTACAATGAAAACGCGTTTTTGCCCTCGGTGGGCATTGTGATGGGCAACCAGAAGGAGAAGTCGCCCACCTCCTCGGACGAGATGCGGCAGTTGGAGCAGAAGGACAGCATGTGCAAAACTACCGAGGACCTGTTATCCATTTCCATCACGTCGGTGACGGATCACGTGAACCTGCCCACGGGCCTACTGGAAAATGCTCCATCGATCCGGCCAATAACGCCCAATCCCCAGATATGTGTGCAGGCCCAGGAAGCCTTCGAGGCGGACGAGGACGAAGAGCGGGTGAAGCCCCTGTCCAG TGCCTCTGCCAGGGATCTCAGCTTGCCGCTGGGCCTGCCCACTCAGCCGGAGGGCAACAAGCTGAAACAGCTCACGAGTCCCCTCTCGAAGTTGGCCAAGAACATTGGCATGAATCTGGATCCCCGCAAGATAGCCACCAAG ACCGGAGTCCTATCACCCACTAGTGTTTCCGGGGAGAACACCCCTCCAGAACGAGGACCTAGCTCCCGGGATCATCTGCTGGAACTCTGGGAGTCCGAAAAGTGCAAAACCAAATTAATAGCCCTTTAA